A single window of Jiangella alkaliphila DNA harbors:
- a CDS encoding LuxR C-terminal-related transcriptional regulator: MSETKPDETRPADAGPVTVVLVDDHAMFRTGVRAELAQAPTVDVVGEAADTAEAVAVVLRTKPEVVLLDVHLPGGGGAEVIRQVHPKEPAVRFLALSVSDAAEDVIGTIRAGARGYVTKSITGDDLVSAVGRVADGDAVFSPRLAGFVLDAFAGTEAPSVDDDLDRLTQREREVLRLIARGYAYKEIAKELFISVKTVETHVSAVLRKLQLSNRYELTRWATDRRLV; this comes from the coding sequence GTGAGCGAGACCAAGCCAGACGAGACCAGGCCGGCTGACGCGGGCCCGGTGACGGTCGTGCTCGTCGACGATCACGCCATGTTCCGCACGGGGGTCCGCGCCGAGCTCGCGCAGGCGCCGACCGTCGACGTCGTCGGCGAGGCGGCCGACACCGCCGAGGCCGTCGCGGTGGTGCTGCGGACCAAGCCCGAGGTCGTGCTGCTCGACGTGCACCTGCCCGGCGGCGGAGGTGCTGAGGTGATCCGCCAGGTGCACCCGAAGGAGCCGGCCGTCCGGTTCCTGGCGCTGTCGGTGTCCGATGCCGCCGAGGACGTCATCGGCACCATCCGCGCCGGCGCCCGCGGCTACGTCACCAAGTCCATCACCGGCGACGACCTCGTGTCCGCCGTGGGCCGGGTGGCCGACGGCGACGCCGTCTTCTCGCCGCGGCTGGCCGGGTTCGTGCTCGACGCGTTCGCCGGCACGGAGGCGCCGTCCGTCGACGACGACCTCGACCGCCTCACCCAGCGCGAGCGCGAGGTGCTGCGGCTGATCGCGCGCGGGTACGCGTACAAAGAGATCGCCAAAGAGCTGTTCATCTCGGTCAAGACGGTCGAGACGCACGTGTCGGCGGTGCTGCGCAAGCTGCAGCTGTCCAACCGGTACGAGCTGACCCGGTGGGCGACCGACCGCCGCCTCGTCTAA
- a CDS encoding ATP-binding protein codes for MSTVPTPRAAGPAARGSARPGEAAGDAVDDTTTAAAASVDTEPVLEQQPEAGPEHEPETPAAAATERGPRELPPADPPPAGRAGARTPGPADDPGAPPRFARSSDGRMVAGVAVALAAQFKVQPLAVRIAFSLLSAVSGFGVVLYLALWIFTPLDQTVQREAEEARTPAGLAAATRTGKRRRRSFSQRTGDLGQLAALVVLGAGVWLLVQQTPLGVSPAVFFPLLLAAAGLTLVWRAADEQERSRLSAISPRLPWLAALTGKGGWIAGMRVVAGAGVVVAGVVVFLVGQGQFDRTMDALGGVLVILVGVGLIIGPWLWKLWRNLETERRARIVSQERADMASHLHDSVLQTLALIQKQANDPRAVVRLARSQERDLRAWLYSDLVDDGSSLAAALTKMAAEVEDAFGTPVEVVTVGDAEIDDVARAVLKAAREATVNAAKHSGADKIDIFVEAGDDGVEVFVRDRGAGFDPDSVPEDRLGVRRSVIGRMERHGGEATIRSAPGEGTEVRLSTRRSS; via the coding sequence ATGAGCACTGTGCCGACGCCACGTGCTGCCGGTCCGGCAGCGCGCGGTTCGGCGCGCCCCGGCGAGGCTGCCGGCGACGCCGTCGACGACACCACCACGGCGGCTGCTGCCTCGGTCGATACCGAGCCTGTGCTGGAACAACAGCCCGAGGCGGGGCCTGAGCACGAGCCGGAGACGCCGGCCGCCGCGGCCACCGAGCGGGGGCCACGCGAGCTGCCGCCCGCCGATCCGCCGCCGGCCGGCCGCGCCGGCGCCCGCACGCCCGGCCCCGCCGACGACCCGGGCGCGCCGCCGCGGTTCGCCCGGTCCTCCGACGGCCGCATGGTCGCCGGTGTCGCCGTTGCGCTGGCCGCGCAGTTCAAGGTGCAGCCGCTGGCCGTCCGCATCGCGTTCAGCCTGCTCAGCGCCGTCTCCGGGTTCGGCGTCGTGCTCTACCTCGCGCTCTGGATCTTCACCCCGCTCGACCAGACCGTCCAGCGCGAGGCCGAGGAGGCGCGCACCCCGGCCGGCCTCGCCGCCGCCACCCGCACCGGCAAGCGCCGCCGCCGGTCGTTCTCGCAGCGCACCGGCGACCTCGGCCAGCTGGCCGCGCTGGTCGTGCTCGGCGCCGGCGTCTGGCTGCTGGTCCAGCAGACCCCGCTGGGCGTCAGCCCGGCCGTGTTCTTCCCGCTGCTGCTGGCCGCCGCCGGCCTGACACTGGTGTGGCGGGCCGCCGACGAGCAGGAGCGCAGCCGGCTGTCGGCCATCTCGCCGCGACTGCCGTGGCTGGCCGCGCTGACCGGCAAGGGTGGCTGGATCGCCGGCATGCGGGTCGTGGCCGGCGCCGGTGTCGTCGTGGCCGGTGTGGTCGTGTTCCTCGTCGGCCAGGGCCAATTCGACCGGACCATGGACGCGCTGGGCGGCGTGCTGGTCATCCTCGTGGGCGTCGGGCTGATCATCGGGCCGTGGCTGTGGAAGCTGTGGCGCAACCTCGAGACCGAGCGGCGCGCCCGCATCGTCTCGCAGGAGCGCGCCGACATGGCCTCCCACCTGCACGACTCCGTGCTGCAGACGCTGGCGCTGATCCAGAAGCAGGCCAACGACCCGCGCGCCGTCGTAAGGCTGGCCCGCAGCCAGGAGCGTGACCTGCGCGCCTGGCTCTACAGCGACCTCGTCGACGACGGGTCCTCGCTGGCCGCCGCACTGACGAAGATGGCCGCCGAGGTCGAGGACGCGTTCGGCACGCCGGTCGAGGTGGTCACCGTCGGCGACGCCGAGATCGACGATGTCGCCCGGGCCGTGCTCAAGGCGGCCCGCGAGGCGACCGTCAACGCGGCCAAGCACTCCGGCGCCGACAAGATCGACATCTTCGTCGAGGCCGGCGACGACGGCGTCGAGGTGTTCGTCCGCGACCGCGGCGCCGGGTTCGACCCCGACTCCGTCCCCGAGGACCGGCTCGGTGTGCGACGCTCGGTCATCGGGCGCATGGAGCGGCACGGCGGCGAGGCCACCATCCGGTCCGCGCCCGGCGAAGGCACGGAAGTCCGACTGTCGACGAGGAGAAGCTCGTGA
- a CDS encoding PspC domain-containing protein, which yields MSDLPPASPAAGAGPSVSDEFRSLRRSRSDRVVAGVLGGLGRRLGIDPVILRVAIVVLSIFGGVGVLLYAIGWLVVPAEDEERSILDQALGRGEYRRSGTVPLALLLAGIGLIAGIGIIAGTWDGAVLLLLAVMGVYLLLRRRADDELARDDVPQEAGFDSYVYDPSVAPATVAAAAPGGTATSTGTSTATTPGGTGPAGATGPATAAGPLGPTSGWPEGPDWGPPPEPPTPAPQPPPARPAKQRSALGLITFCLAMVSVGVLAVNDATWATYPPAMYVAVPLGIVAVGLLVGAWYGRSRGLIFLGFLLSIALVPATWLSQWDLQDVGDATYTYATPSAVPTEPQSHGVGDNVYDLSGLTLTDTQTVRLSVEQGVGELTVLVPPNADVTVSSASIGAGDMSILGESRDGAGQEFTDLTDTGADGPGGGRIVLDLEMGLGSLEVNR from the coding sequence ATGAGTGATCTGCCTCCTGCCTCGCCCGCCGCGGGCGCCGGGCCCAGCGTCTCGGACGAGTTCCGGTCGCTGCGCCGCAGCCGGTCGGACCGAGTCGTCGCCGGCGTGCTCGGCGGACTGGGCCGGCGGCTCGGCATCGACCCCGTCATCCTCCGTGTCGCCATCGTCGTCCTGTCGATCTTCGGCGGCGTGGGCGTCCTGCTGTACGCGATCGGCTGGCTGGTGGTGCCGGCCGAGGACGAGGAACGCTCGATCCTCGACCAGGCGCTCGGCCGCGGCGAGTACCGCCGGTCGGGCACCGTCCCGCTGGCGCTGCTGCTGGCGGGCATCGGCCTCATCGCCGGCATCGGCATCATCGCCGGCACGTGGGACGGCGCCGTGCTGCTGCTCCTCGCCGTCATGGGCGTGTACCTGCTGCTGCGCCGCCGCGCCGACGACGAGTTGGCCCGCGACGACGTCCCGCAGGAGGCCGGGTTCGACTCGTACGTCTACGACCCCAGCGTCGCCCCGGCGACCGTGGCCGCGGCGGCCCCGGGTGGCACGGCCACCAGCACGGGCACCAGCACCGCCACGACCCCCGGCGGCACCGGCCCCGCCGGCGCGACCGGCCCCGCCACGGCCGCCGGTCCGCTCGGCCCGACCAGCGGCTGGCCGGAGGGCCCTGACTGGGGCCCGCCGCCCGAGCCGCCCACCCCGGCGCCGCAGCCGCCGCCCGCGCGGCCGGCCAAGCAGCGCTCGGCGCTCGGCCTCATCACGTTCTGCCTCGCGATGGTGTCCGTCGGCGTGCTCGCCGTGAACGACGCCACCTGGGCGACCTACCCGCCGGCCATGTACGTCGCGGTGCCGCTGGGCATCGTCGCGGTCGGGCTGCTCGTCGGCGCCTGGTACGGCCGGTCCCGCGGGCTGATCTTCCTCGGGTTCCTGCTGTCGATCGCGCTGGTCCCGGCCACCTGGCTGTCACAGTGGGACCTCCAAGATGTCGGCGACGCCACCTACACGTACGCGACGCCGAGCGCGGTGCCCACGGAGCCGCAGTCCCACGGCGTCGGTGACAACGTGTACGACCTCTCCGGCCTGACCCTCACCGACACCCAGACCGTGCGGCTCAGCGTCGAGCAGGGTGTCGGCGAGCTCACCGTCCTCGTCCCCCCGAACGCCGACGTCACCGTGTCGTCCGCGTCCATCGGTGCCGGCGACATGTCCATCCTCGGCGAGTCGCGCGACGGCGCCGGGCAGGAGTTCACCGACCTGACCGACACCGGCGCCGACGGTCCCGGCGGCGGCCGGATCGTGCTCGACCTCGAGATGGGCCTCGGCAGCCTGGAGGTGAACCGATGA
- a CDS encoding glycerophosphodiester phosphodiesterase family protein, producing the protein MSDTLGPLVIAHRGACGYRPEHTLDGYQLAVDLGADFLEIDLQLTRDGALVARHDAELSASTDVAERPEFAHRRRRGLVDGRELTGWFVDDFTLDEVRSLYARERIPRLRPANQAYDGRLRVPTFDEIITLAVEAGRRRGRPVGLYPELKHPTYYAERGLSAEDALMAALLAFRLERAGIPVFVQSYEPSVLRRLAARTSVPLVQLVDITGRPFDWERAEDGRRFVDLLTPTGLREVASYATVLGAHKSLVVPRDPEGRLGHPGRLVSDAHDLGMAVHAWTFRNENSFLPADRRRGREAAGHGDALGEFGVFFGAGVDGVITDHPDTAVAARDQAFGARSRRSLLSDASSPARPIETSSTGMATSRPDRPSTS; encoded by the coding sequence ATGTCGGACACCCTGGGGCCCCTCGTCATCGCGCACCGTGGCGCGTGTGGCTATCGGCCGGAACACACGCTGGACGGCTACCAGCTCGCCGTCGACCTCGGTGCCGACTTCCTCGAGATCGACCTGCAGCTCACCCGCGACGGCGCCCTGGTCGCCCGCCACGACGCCGAGCTGTCGGCGTCCACCGACGTCGCCGAACGGCCCGAGTTCGCGCACCGGCGCCGCCGCGGGCTGGTCGACGGCCGCGAGCTGACCGGCTGGTTCGTCGACGACTTCACGCTCGACGAGGTCAGGTCGCTGTACGCGCGCGAGCGGATCCCGCGGCTGCGCCCGGCCAACCAGGCCTATGACGGGCGGCTGCGGGTGCCGACGTTCGACGAGATCATCACGCTCGCGGTCGAGGCCGGCCGGCGCCGCGGCCGCCCGGTCGGCCTGTATCCCGAGCTCAAGCACCCGACGTACTACGCCGAGCGCGGGCTGTCGGCGGAGGACGCGCTGATGGCGGCGCTGCTGGCGTTCCGGCTGGAGCGCGCCGGCATCCCCGTCTTCGTCCAGTCCTACGAGCCCTCGGTGCTGCGCCGGCTGGCCGCCCGGACGTCGGTGCCGCTGGTGCAGCTGGTCGACATCACCGGCCGGCCGTTCGACTGGGAGCGAGCGGAGGACGGGCGCCGGTTCGTCGACCTGCTCACCCCGACCGGCCTGCGCGAGGTGGCGTCGTACGCGACGGTGCTGGGGGCGCACAAGTCGCTGGTGGTGCCGCGCGACCCGGAGGGCCGGCTGGGGCACCCCGGCCGGCTGGTCTCCGACGCGCACGACCTCGGGATGGCGGTGCACGCCTGGACGTTCCGGAACGAGAACTCGTTCCTGCCGGCCGATCGTCGCCGCGGCCGGGAGGCGGCCGGCCACGGCGACGCGCTGGGGGAGTTCGGGGTGTTCTTCGGGGCCGGGGTGGACGGCGTGATCACCGACCACCCCGACACGGCGGTGGCGGCCAGGGATCAGGCCTTCGGCGCGCGCTCGCGACGCAGCTTGCTCAGCGACGCCAGCAGCCCGGCGAGGCCGATCGAGACCAGCAGCACCGGCATGGCGACTTCCAGGCCGGACAGGCCGAGCACGTCGTAG
- the guaA gene encoding glutamine-hydrolyzing GMP synthase yields MAETSHDTVLVVDFGAQYAQLIARRVREARVYSEIVPHTMPVADLLAKNPKAIILSGGPSSVYAEGAPAVDPALFQAGVPAFGICYGFQAMARALGGTVAHTGKSEFGRTDLSVAQQGTLLQGVGTGAKVWMSHGDSVTDAPDGFLVLAGTPDTPVAAFEDTARGLAGVQWHPEVLHSEHGQAVLQHFLYDIAGARPTWTMANVVDETVAAVRQQVGGKRVICGLSGGVDSAVAAALVQKAVGAQLTCVYVDHGLMRQGESEQVERDYVAATGVDLHVVEAADRFLTQLKGVEDPEEKRKIIGREFIRVFEAAARDIVAAAGEDGVEPVEFLVQGTLYPDVVESGGGEGTANIKSHHNVGGLPDDLQFTLIEPLRTLFKDEVRAVGEELGLPPEMVWRQPFPGPGLAIRIVGAVDADRLAILRRADAIARAELTAAGLDRDVWQFPVVLLADVRSVGVQGDGRTYGHPIVLRPVSSEDAMTADWSRLPYDVIERISTRITNEVREVNRVVLDVTSKPPGTIEWE; encoded by the coding sequence GTGGCCGAGACCTCCCATGACACCGTTCTCGTCGTCGATTTCGGCGCCCAGTACGCGCAGCTGATCGCCCGGCGCGTCCGTGAGGCGCGGGTCTACTCCGAGATCGTCCCGCACACCATGCCGGTCGCCGACCTGCTGGCGAAGAACCCGAAGGCGATCATCCTGTCCGGCGGGCCGTCCAGCGTGTACGCCGAGGGCGCGCCGGCCGTCGACCCCGCGCTGTTCCAGGCCGGCGTCCCGGCGTTCGGCATCTGCTACGGCTTCCAGGCCATGGCGCGGGCGCTCGGCGGCACCGTCGCGCACACCGGGAAGTCCGAGTTCGGCCGCACCGACCTCTCCGTCGCCCAGCAGGGCACGCTGCTGCAGGGCGTCGGCACCGGCGCCAAGGTCTGGATGAGCCACGGCGACTCCGTCACCGACGCGCCCGACGGGTTCCTGGTGCTGGCCGGCACGCCCGACACCCCGGTCGCCGCGTTCGAGGACACCGCGCGCGGCCTGGCCGGCGTGCAGTGGCACCCGGAGGTGCTGCACTCCGAGCACGGCCAGGCGGTCCTGCAGCACTTCCTCTACGACATCGCCGGCGCCCGGCCGACCTGGACCATGGCGAACGTCGTCGACGAGACGGTCGCGGCCGTGCGGCAGCAGGTCGGCGGCAAGCGGGTCATCTGCGGGCTGTCCGGCGGCGTCGACTCCGCGGTGGCCGCCGCGCTCGTCCAGAAGGCCGTCGGCGCCCAGCTGACCTGCGTCTACGTCGACCACGGGCTGATGCGCCAGGGCGAGTCCGAGCAGGTCGAGCGCGACTACGTCGCCGCGACCGGCGTCGACCTCCACGTCGTCGAGGCCGCCGACCGCTTCCTCACCCAGCTCAAGGGCGTCGAGGATCCGGAAGAGAAGCGCAAGATCATCGGCCGCGAGTTCATCCGGGTGTTCGAGGCGGCCGCTCGCGACATCGTCGCCGCCGCGGGCGAAGATGGTGTCGAGCCTGTTGAATTTCTTGTCCAGGGCACGCTCTACCCCGACGTCGTCGAGTCCGGCGGCGGCGAGGGCACCGCCAACATCAAGAGCCACCACAACGTCGGTGGCCTGCCCGACGACCTCCAGTTCACCCTCATCGAGCCGCTGCGCACCTTGTTCAAGGACGAGGTCCGCGCGGTCGGCGAGGAACTGGGCCTGCCGCCCGAGATGGTCTGGCGGCAGCCGTTCCCGGGCCCGGGCCTGGCCATCCGCATCGTCGGCGCCGTCGACGCCGACCGGCTGGCCATCCTGCGCCGGGCCGACGCCATCGCCCGCGCGGAGCTGACCGCGGCCGGCCTCGACCGCGACGTCTGGCAGTTCCCGGTCGTGCTGCTCGCCGACGTCCGGTCGGTGGGCGTGCAGGGCGACGGCCGCACCTACGGCCACCCGATCGTGCTGCGCCCGGTGTCGAGCGAGGACGCCATGACGGCGGACTGGTCGCGGCTGCCGTACGACGTGATCGAGCGCATCTCCACCCGCATCACCAACGAGGTGCGCGAGGTGAACCGCGTCGTGCTCGACGTCACCAGCAAGCCGCCGGGCACCATCGAGTGGGAGTGA
- a CDS encoding ABC transporter ATP-binding protein, translating to MRALPFADPGIPDTRSRARFLTWVARAQWRTLLVGAFFGIVWMVSQALIPWAIGHGIDGIIDDDNASTARWAALVGGLGLIQALAGVMRHRASVANWLYAAFRVIQLVSRHTARGGPAVPKTMSTGEVVATVSSDSMHIGHMMEVVPRFAGAIVSYVVVALIVLNTSTPIGLMVLIGVPLLVVAMGPLIRPLQERQRRQREALGDLTALGADTVGGLRVLRGIGGEKVFIRRYAERSETVRAAGVRLAGTQALLDAVLVLLPGVFLVLLTWVGARLVLSGDIEPGALVALYGYAFFLLMPVRTAGEMAFAATRAVVAARRVLAVLAVEREVVDTAADAPVEAPSGTLVDDATGLRVEPGSLTMLVSDEPAFTAALADRLGRLVPGNGVRLGDVPLDGLPIAEVRRRIVVSDPEPTLFTGSLRGGLDPHGRHDDAELTAAMETASAGDVLETLREGLAATVEERGRSLSGGQRQRVALARVLVREPEVLVLVEPTSAVDAHTEAAIAGRLRDARAGRTTVVVTASPLMLAKADTVVWFDDGRLVATGSHDELMSTTPAYRRTVTREEDPE from the coding sequence GTGCGCGCCCTTCCTTTCGCCGATCCCGGCATCCCCGACACCCGCTCCCGCGCCAGGTTCCTGACCTGGGTGGCGCGGGCTCAGTGGCGCACGCTTCTGGTGGGCGCATTCTTCGGCATCGTCTGGATGGTCTCGCAGGCGTTGATCCCGTGGGCCATCGGTCACGGCATCGACGGCATCATCGACGACGACAACGCCAGCACGGCCCGCTGGGCGGCGCTCGTCGGCGGCCTGGGACTGATCCAGGCGCTGGCCGGCGTCATGCGCCACCGCGCGTCGGTGGCCAACTGGCTGTACGCGGCGTTCCGGGTCATCCAGCTGGTCTCGCGGCACACCGCGCGGGGCGGGCCGGCGGTGCCGAAGACGATGTCCACCGGCGAGGTCGTGGCCACCGTGTCCAGCGACTCCATGCACATCGGCCACATGATGGAGGTCGTGCCCCGGTTCGCCGGCGCCATCGTGTCCTACGTCGTCGTGGCGCTCATCGTGCTGAACACGTCGACCCCGATCGGTCTCATGGTGCTCATCGGCGTGCCGCTGCTGGTCGTCGCCATGGGCCCGCTCATCCGCCCGCTGCAGGAACGGCAGCGGCGCCAGCGCGAGGCGCTGGGCGACCTCACCGCGCTCGGCGCCGACACCGTGGGCGGCCTGCGGGTGCTGCGCGGCATCGGCGGCGAGAAGGTGTTCATCCGCCGCTACGCCGAGCGGTCCGAGACCGTCCGGGCGGCCGGCGTCCGGCTGGCCGGCACGCAGGCGCTGCTCGACGCCGTGCTGGTGCTGCTGCCGGGCGTGTTCCTGGTACTGCTGACCTGGGTCGGCGCGCGGCTGGTGCTGAGCGGCGACATCGAGCCGGGCGCGCTGGTGGCGCTGTACGGCTACGCGTTCTTCCTGCTCATGCCGGTGCGCACGGCCGGTGAGATGGCGTTCGCCGCCACGCGGGCCGTCGTGGCCGCGCGCCGGGTGCTGGCGGTGCTGGCGGTCGAGCGCGAGGTCGTCGACACCGCGGCGGACGCGCCCGTGGAGGCGCCGTCGGGGACGTTGGTCGACGACGCCACCGGGCTGCGGGTCGAGCCGGGCTCGCTGACCATGCTGGTCTCCGACGAGCCGGCGTTCACCGCGGCGCTGGCCGACCGGCTGGGCCGGCTGGTGCCCGGCAACGGCGTGCGGCTCGGCGACGTGCCGCTCGACGGGCTGCCGATCGCCGAGGTCCGCCGCCGCATCGTGGTGAGCGACCCCGAGCCGACGCTGTTCACCGGCTCGCTGCGCGGCGGGCTCGACCCGCACGGCCGGCACGACGACGCCGAGCTGACCGCGGCCATGGAGACCGCGTCGGCCGGCGACGTGCTCGAGACGCTGCGCGAGGGGCTCGCCGCCACGGTCGAGGAGCGCGGCCGGTCGCTGTCCGGCGGGCAGCGGCAGCGGGTCGCGCTGGCCCGCGTGCTGGTGCGCGAGCCCGAGGTGCTGGTGCTGGTCGAGCCGACCAGCGCCGTCGACGCGCACACCGAGGCGGCCATCGCCGGCCGGCTGCGCGACGCCCGTGCCGGGCGCACCACCGTCGTCGTCACCGCCAGCCCGCTCATGCTGGCCAAGGCCGACACCGTCGTCTGGTTCGACGACGGCCGGCTGGTCGCCACCGGCAGCCACGACGA